Within Triticum dicoccoides isolate Atlit2015 ecotype Zavitan chromosome 1B, WEW_v2.0, whole genome shotgun sequence, the genomic segment ACATGCATGATATGTCTGCTTTACGAAACAATTAAATATCTATCTAACTATATGCGAAAAATCGGAACCACAGTGCTATTAAAACTCCACAAAACTGATTTTGATGAGCTGGTGTTTACTGCAACTCTGCAAGTTCTAACGTGATGGCTTGATCTTAATCTAATATAAAACTCACATTATAAAGCCTGGCTTTGCTTGTAGAAATCCGGCCGGCACCGCACATGGACAATTTGGTCGGCATCTTGAAAAGCATGGAGGCTGCATCAGGAAGTAATGTTGTCTCAACACAGGTGACTTCTACGGCACAAGTTGCAGGTAATTTTCTGGCATAGCGTCAACTCTTCTTTTGTTCGCTAGCATATGTGCAAGCTGGTCAATTGTGAAATTTTATTTTGAAGGCCGATTTAATTATGTGGTTGTTTTGCATCCGCCGGGGTCTGTACCACATTTGTTGTTGTATCCATTTAGGCATTGCTGTCTGGTGGATGGTTGTCTGTTTGCCTCTATAAAACTGAAATCAACTTTTACAGATTTTTTTAGGACAATTAGTCTTCAGTCTTGTGCTTACTGTCTTGTTCTTACTTGATCTTGAAGATGGATCAAAGCATGACAACAGTGGGAAAAAGTCTGAAAGGTTGCCAAAATCAACAGTGCAAAAGAAGAAGATACCATCCGAGAAGAAAGCAAAGAAAACAAAACCTACTCTGGCTTCTGCATCTGGTCCTACTAAAAAGCCTTCTTTCTCTGCGAACAAGAGAATACATGTGACACCATTCCCTGAATCTGAGACGCCAATGAGACCTCAGAAGATTATGAAATCTGAAGAGATGAAAGATAAATTGAATGGTGATGTTCAAGAAGGCAAAGATAAAGCATCGGCCTCTGATAAACTGGGAGGTTTCTCATTGTCACCCTTTTTTTGGTTAAGGGAAGGAGAGGATGCAGAAGGCGGCACTCTTGAAACGTTAAGTGAACCACCATCACTGGCCACGCCCTTGCGTCACAATGCACCAACCTTTAGTGACATCAAAGGTTCTGATGCTGGAACCCCTCCTAACACGACTCCAAATGTATGTTTTCTGAACATTTATGTCTTTTTTCCTGTTCAAAATTTGTGCTTACTAGCTTTGCAAAAAATGTGCTTACGGTTAGCTATTTGAGTTGCAGAGCAAAGCTGTGGTTCCAGATGCCTTTGATAGTGAAATCTTTGAATGGTCCCAGAGGCCTTGCTCTCCTGAGCTGCGTTCTACTCCACGGAAAAAGCAGGTAAACTACATGTGGCCAGACACACTGTACATTTTGTCCTGTTTCTTCTTTATAATCTGATTTGCATCTACTTTATATTTAGCATGTATTATACTTGACTGTTTGGACTGTTCAGGGTAAATTTCAGGATATATTAGATCACATAGCAGAGAAAGATGACGAGGAAGATATACAGCttggtggttcattcgatgagtcaGGTCATACAAATAATGCAGCTCAGCCTGTCAATGCTAATAAAGAAATGAAGCAGAAGGGGAAGAAGGCAAGAGGTGGGAACAGCAGGAAGATAAAGTTGCTGGAGGTTATCACAAAAGAAGCTGATGCCAACCAACAAGATTCAAATATCACTAAAAGTCTTGCTGCAAAGTCATGCGAGAAAAACAGCAGTACTATAGAGAAGAATACTTCAAGTAGAAGAAACAAGGCTGGTAACGGCATCAATCTATTTCCCTGTTCCGATGATAACTCCATGGGGACATTTCACCCTCGAGAAAATAGTTTGGAGATTGAAGTACATGACGGACACCTCCCAGAAAGATCTCAGAAAAAGGAGAAAAGTGGTCAACAGAAGAAATGTGCAAGGAAGCTGGGAACAACAGGGAAGAGTACTGTTGAGACTACAGAGAGTAACTCTGACCCAAGAAGTAAGCGAGTTAGAAAAATGCCTGACGGTGTCAATGCTGAAAAGATAGGAGTTATTGATGTCTCTAGAAATGAAACAGAAATGCCGCTACTCCACAGCTTCATGAAAAGTTGCACCCAACACGAACTTTTGGATGGTAGAAGTAAAAAGAGCAAGTTCAGTGAAGAAATGAATAGTCAGATAGGGCCTGATAGCATGAAATCAAACATCAGTGCAAATACATCAAGCATTTTACTTGGTAGATGCCAAAGTAGTGAGGCAATACGTGCAGCTTGTTCACCAATGGATGCATCAGTTAAGAACAAATGTGCAAAAGGTATCAAACAAACAGATTGTTCAGGAATGAAAAACTTTGAAAAGCTCCAAGCTTGCACTGGTAATACTTTCCTGAAGAAATGTGATGATACTGTCTCTAAGGTTTTCTGTGCTTTCTGCCAGTCTGCTGATATCACAGAGGTATGTTCATATCATTTTCAAATGCCTCATCCTGATGTTCCCAAATCCTTGGTACTGAATGGAAAATATCTCTACTTTCTTGAAGGAGTCTGGAGAGATGGTTCACTACC encodes:
- the LOC119348946 gene encoding protein BREAST CANCER SUSCEPTIBILITY 1 homolog; translation: MADMGSLERMGRELKCPICLSLLRSAVSVTCNHIFCNHCLTESMKSSSTCPVCKVPFRRREIRPAPHMDNLVGILKSMEAASGSNVVSTQVTSTAQVADGSKHDNSGKKSERLPKSTVQKKKIPSEKKAKKTKPTLASASGPTKKPSFSANKRIHVTPFPESETPMRPQKIMKSEEMKDKLNGDVQEGKDKASASDKLGGFSLSPFFWLREGEDAEGGTLETLSEPPSLATPLRHNAPTFSDIKGSDAGTPPNTTPNSKAVVPDAFDSEIFEWSQRPCSPELRSTPRKKQGKFQDILDHIAEKDDEEDIQLGGSFDESGHTNNAAQPVNANKEMKQKGKKARGGNSRKIKLLEVITKEADANQQDSNITKSLAAKSCEKNSSTIEKNTSSRRNKAGNGINLFPCSDDNSMGTFHPRENSLEIEVHDGHLPERSQKKEKSGQQKKCARKLGTTGKSTVETTESNSDPRSKRVRKMPDGVNAEKIGVIDVSRNETEMPLLHSFMKSCTQHELLDGRSKKSKFSEEMNSQIGPDSMKSNISANTSSILLGRCQSSEAIRAACSPMDASVKNKCAKGIKQTDCSGMKNFEKLQACTGNTFLKKCDDTVSKVFCAFCQSADITEESGEMVHYHNGKQVPAEFGGGANVVHSHKNCMEWAPDVYFENDSVFNLAPELTRSKRIKCACCGVKGAALGCFDKSCRRSFHFTCAKLIPECRWDNENFVMLCPLHQSSKLPNEVSEPQKQSKRITAPKCPSQVRSSQACSNNWKWPSGSPQKWVLCCSALSAAEKGAVTEFAKLAGVPISKSWSPSVTHVIASTDPSGACKRTLKFLMAILNGKWIVSINWVKACMDGMEPADEQKFEVTTDVHGVREGPKLGRQRVINKQPRLFNGMQFYLHGDYTMTYRGFLQDLMVAAGGTVLHRKPVSRDHQKLLDDSSPVIVVYSLENQGKANLDGNDYYRRRQADDAQALAFASGGVAASSAWIIDSVAACKLQPL